From Chryseobacterium sp. IHB B 17019, one genomic window encodes:
- a CDS encoding choice-of-anchor L domain-containing protein codes for MKGYLLLFFLFMTSSSSLFYSQTLTPRKPQKEKASALTMKAGAFIDVNAPGYAPSTFDPLQLVKDVLISSGTNSCVTPNVSNVQVSPSLPASDANRSWGYFHKATTNFPFTDGIVLSTGHVRKAGNNYESGTLGDDLQTGSDPDLVAATNPSGTLNDAVILEFDFVPTSSQVKFNYLFASEEYTGSFPCSFSDAFALLLKPTGGGPYVNMAIVPAPGTGPVSVTNIHPQNSFTGFDMGCGAPNVAFFGGYNTSNIETNFNGRTVPMQATATVVPGQSYHFKMVLGDALDSSYDSAVFLEGGSFNIGVELLDPTGTTLPEEINVCDNVPQVITASVSDPNMTYQWFFNGVAVPGATTPTITATQPGNYEIQVSFPGNPCPGKANIKINGGTTPAAVDASLLLCTTTDVTWFDLTDAMPSISTTTGAVFHFYEDQADALAQNDDYIQDVLHYNGNDGQILYVVVSNGGFCSKMIELKLLKEARPTAHVVASKLKVCPGEVVDFTATGGATYEWSNFPGTGNTQSATVHNTTTFTVYALGPKGCKSSLPATITVEVVPALTSPLADVEICQGDRVTLDAGAGPNYTYQWSTGEITQTINVDQLGIYTVTIKNGYCEKTFTAHVLAAASPFVTNVDYSNNTLTITAEVPMINNIPQTVEYSVDGGISWQSSNVFTGLQNNTTYHIQVRTVGTSCVGALEFFTLHISNIITPNQDGVNDTLDLTALGDFKNFTGSVYDRYGAEMFRFSKQTPIWDGTVGGKKLPTATYWFKFNFQYPKSKANMSQSGWIMLKNRE; via the coding sequence AGAAAACCTCAAAAAGAAAAGGCTTCTGCTTTGACTATGAAAGCGGGTGCTTTTATTGATGTTAATGCTCCGGGTTATGCGCCGTCGACTTTCGATCCTTTACAGTTAGTGAAGGATGTGTTAATTTCATCAGGAACCAATTCATGCGTGACACCAAACGTATCGAATGTACAGGTAAGTCCAAGTTTACCGGCAAGTGATGCCAATAGATCTTGGGGATATTTCCACAAAGCAACGACCAACTTTCCCTTCACAGATGGGATTGTACTTTCAACCGGTCATGTGAGAAAAGCTGGGAACAACTATGAGAGTGGTACTCTGGGGGATGATTTGCAGACCGGAAGTGATCCTGATCTTGTAGCTGCTACAAACCCTTCGGGAACTCTTAATGACGCGGTTATCTTAGAGTTTGACTTTGTACCGACTTCCAGTCAGGTAAAATTCAATTATTTATTTGCTTCTGAAGAATATACGGGATCATTCCCATGTAGTTTCTCAGATGCTTTTGCTTTATTATTAAAACCTACTGGAGGTGGACCTTACGTGAACATGGCAATTGTGCCGGCTCCGGGCACGGGACCTGTAAGCGTTACCAATATACACCCACAAAATAGCTTTACCGGCTTTGATATGGGATGTGGCGCACCAAACGTTGCATTTTTTGGAGGATATAACACTTCTAATATAGAAACAAACTTCAATGGAAGAACAGTTCCAATGCAGGCTACAGCTACTGTAGTTCCCGGGCAGTCTTATCACTTCAAAATGGTTTTGGGAGATGCCTTGGACAGCAGCTATGATTCTGCGGTATTCCTGGAGGGTGGATCTTTCAACATCGGGGTAGAATTATTAGATCCTACGGGAACTACTTTACCGGAAGAAATCAACGTTTGTGATAATGTACCTCAGGTAATCACTGCTTCTGTAAGTGATCCTAATATGACGTACCAATGGTTCTTCAACGGAGTTGCCGTTCCGGGAGCTACTACACCTACCATTACAGCAACACAGCCGGGTAATTATGAAATTCAGGTAAGTTTCCCTGGAAATCCTTGTCCTGGTAAAGCGAATATTAAAATTAACGGTGGAACAACACCTGCTGCAGTTGATGCTTCATTGCTGCTTTGTACAACAACGGATGTCACATGGTTTGATCTTACAGATGCTATGCCTTCCATTAGTACAACCACGGGTGCGGTATTCCATTTCTATGAAGATCAGGCTGATGCTTTGGCTCAAAATGATGATTATATCCAGGATGTTTTACATTATAATGGTAACGATGGCCAGATTTTATATGTTGTCGTTTCAAACGGAGGATTCTGTAGCAAAATGATTGAGCTAAAATTATTAAAAGAGGCAAGACCTACAGCTCACGTTGTTGCATCAAAACTAAAAGTTTGTCCTGGAGAAGTAGTAGATTTCACGGCAACAGGAGGAGCAACTTATGAGTGGTCAAACTTCCCTGGAACAGGAAACACACAATCTGCTACGGTACACAATACAACGACCTTCACAGTCTATGCTTTAGGTCCAAAGGGATGTAAATCTTCACTTCCGGCTACCATTACGGTAGAGGTGGTTCCAGCGCTTACTTCTCCACTAGCTGACGTAGAAATATGCCAGGGAGACAGAGTAACTCTTGATGCAGGAGCAGGCCCGAACTATACATACCAGTGGAGTACAGGAGAGATTACCCAGACTATTAATGTAGACCAGTTGGGAATCTATACGGTAACCATCAAAAACGGATATTGTGAGAAAACATTTACGGCTCACGTTTTAGCAGCAGCTTCTCCATTCGTTACCAATGTTGATTACAGTAACAATACATTGACAATCACTGCGGAAGTTCCAATGATCAATAATATTCCTCAAACCGTTGAATATTCTGTTGACGGAGGTATCTCATGGCAGTCATCAAACGTATTTACAGGCCTTCAGAATAATACAACTTACCATATTCAGGTAAGAACTGTGGGAACTAGTTGCGTTGGGGCTCTTGAATTCTTCACATTACATATCTCAAACATAATTACTCCAAATCAGGATGGTGTTAATGATACATTAGACCTTACGGCTTTAGGTGACTTTAAGAACTTTACGGGATCTGTTTATGACAGATACGGAGCAGAAATGTTCAGGTTCTCAAAACAAACCCCAATCTGGGACGGAACAGTAGGAGGTAAAAAATTACCAACTGCAACATACTGGTTTAAGTTCAACTTCCAGTATCCGAAGTCAAAAGCAAATATGAGCCAATCCGGATGGATTATGCTTAAAAACAGAGAATAA